A window of Odocoileus virginianus isolate 20LAN1187 ecotype Illinois chromosome 22, Ovbor_1.2, whole genome shotgun sequence contains these coding sequences:
- the NDUFV2 gene encoding NADH dehydrogenase [ubiquinone] flavoprotein 2, mitochondrial, with the protein MFLSAALRARAAGLAAHWGKHIRNLHKTAVQNGAGGALFVHRDTPENNPETPFDFTPENYKRIEAIVKNYPEGHKAAAVLPVLDLAQRQNGWLPISAMNKVAEILQVPPMRVYEVATFYTMYNRKPVGKYHIQVCTTTPCMLRNSDSILEAIQKKLGIKVGETTPDKLFTLIEVECLGACVNAPMVQINDNYYEDLTPKDIEEIIDELKAGKIPKPGPRSGRFSCEPAGGLTSLTEPPKGPGFGVQAGL; encoded by the exons ggAAAACATATAAGAAATCTGCATAAGACAGCTGTtcagaatggagctggaggagccTTATTTGTG cACAGAGATACTCCTGAGAATAACCCAGAAACTCCATTTGATTTCACACCAGAAAACTATAAG AGGATAGAGGCCATTGTGAAAAACTACCCAGAGGGGCATAAAGCAGCAGCTGTGCTTCCAGTTCTGGATTTAGCCCAGAGACAGAATGGATGGCTGCCTATCTCTGCTATGAACAAG gttgCAGAAATTTTACAAGTACCTCCAATGAGAGTGTATGAAGTAGCAACTTTTTATACAATGTATAATCGAAAGCCTGTTGGAAAGTATCACATTCAGGTCTGCACTACTACGCCTTGCATGCTCCGAAACTCAGACAGCATACTGGAAGCCATTCAGAAAAAACTTG GAATAAAGGTTGGAGAGACTACACCTGACAAGCTTTTCACTCTTATAGAAGTGGAATGTTTAGGGGCCTGTGTAAATGCACCAATGGTTCAAATAAATGACAACTACTAT gaGGATCTGACACCTAAAGATATTGAAGAAATTATTGATGAACTCAAGGCTGGCAAAATCCCCAAACCTGGGCCAAG GAGTGGACGCTTCTCCTGTGAGCCAGCTGGAGGTCTTACCTCTTTGACTGAACCACCGAAAGGACCTGGGTTTGGTGTGCAAGCAGGTCTTTAA